The Sorangiineae bacterium MSr11367 genome window below encodes:
- a CDS encoding glutathione S-transferase family protein — MSNLILHHYASSPYAEKTRSLLGFKKLAWKSVDIPTMLPKPDVVALTGGYRKTPVLQLGRDIYCDTRLIAHVLERLQPTPPLFPTRSRASCSAFLHLEQVVFFAGIAVGISPEGAKFFIEAMGADQFEEFGKDRAGFFTGGTVPRPHPDFAVGRFEPLMGALDSQLAEQPFLLGASPTIADFAMYHGVWFVRVNPGVAHRLDPYPHLLAWADRIRAFGHGTRTEIPSSAALEVAQSTRTQQPFEGDYLALPKIALGQKLSIGPTDYGIDRVEGTLVHASLTEIAIARTDPRAGDVVVHFPRIDYRVLPAD, encoded by the coding sequence ATGAGCAACTTGATCCTGCACCACTACGCTAGCTCACCTTATGCAGAAAAAACGCGCTCTCTTTTGGGCTTCAAAAAGCTGGCGTGGAAGTCGGTGGATATCCCCACCATGCTGCCGAAGCCCGACGTGGTCGCACTCACCGGCGGGTACCGCAAGACGCCCGTGCTTCAATTGGGACGGGACATCTATTGCGACACGCGCCTCATCGCGCACGTCCTCGAACGGCTCCAGCCCACACCACCGCTCTTCCCCACCCGCTCACGAGCCAGCTGTAGCGCGTTCCTCCACTTGGAGCAGGTCGTGTTCTTCGCAGGCATTGCCGTCGGCATCTCCCCGGAGGGCGCGAAGTTTTTCATCGAGGCCATGGGCGCCGACCAGTTCGAGGAATTCGGCAAGGACCGCGCGGGCTTCTTCACCGGCGGAACGGTACCGCGTCCGCATCCGGACTTCGCGGTGGGCCGCTTCGAGCCGCTCATGGGCGCGCTGGATTCGCAACTCGCCGAGCAGCCATTCTTGCTCGGCGCCTCCCCGACCATCGCCGACTTCGCGATGTACCACGGCGTGTGGTTCGTCCGCGTAAACCCGGGTGTCGCGCATCGACTGGATCCGTATCCGCATCTCCTCGCCTGGGCCGATCGCATCCGCGCCTTCGGCCACGGCACGCGCACCGAGATTCCGTCATCGGCCGCCTTGGAGGTCGCGCAATCCACCCGCACGCAGCAACCCTTCGAAGGCGACTACCTCGCCCTGCCCAAGATTGCCCTGGGCCAAAAGCTCTCCATCGGCCCCACCGACTACGGCATCGACCGCGTCGAGGGCACCTTGGTGCACGCCTCCCTCACCGAGATCGCGATTGCACGCACCGACCCGCGCGCCGGCGACGTGGTGGTGCACTTCCCACGCATTGATTACAGAGTGCTGCCCGCTGACTAA
- a CDS encoding MFS transporter: protein MDASAAKGARYTLFLLFLINFLNFFDRVIPAVVLEPLRKEFSLGDTQLGMLSTAFTLIYAVAGIPLGRLADRVKRTRILAGGVFIWSLMTAASGLATNYASLFLIRLGVGVGEASCAPAANAMIGDLYPSQKRARALGVFMLGLPIGNIAAFSLVGALAHAYGWRVPFFLAAVPGLILVPLIAALKEPVRGAQEAKAVDLTTPIERPFLRILTIPTVWWIILSGAAANFAAYAMNAFLPALLMRYHGLNIQQAGGASSVVVGLTGLIGLTAGGALADRLHQSFPRGRLTLGAVSLLIASPLLWFGLGQPIGGVALLCIFSSVGWLLFYLYYVTVYSALQDVVESRLRATAMAVYFFFQYVLGAAFGTTVAGALSDAYATRAMVAAGAHDMTNVFRAQGLQASMRLTVPVAVFVTAMALWFASRTFVADAKRAS from the coding sequence ATGGATGCTTCGGCCGCCAAGGGCGCGCGGTACACGCTCTTCTTGCTGTTTCTCATCAACTTTCTGAACTTCTTCGACCGCGTGATTCCGGCGGTCGTGCTCGAGCCGCTCCGCAAAGAGTTCAGCTTGGGGGATACGCAGCTCGGCATGCTGTCCACGGCCTTCACCCTAATCTATGCCGTGGCCGGCATTCCACTGGGCCGGCTGGCCGATCGGGTCAAGCGCACGCGCATCCTCGCCGGTGGCGTGTTCATTTGGAGCCTGATGACGGCCGCCTCCGGCCTCGCCACCAACTACGCTTCTCTGTTTTTGATTCGCTTGGGGGTCGGCGTCGGTGAAGCGAGCTGTGCCCCGGCGGCCAATGCGATGATTGGCGATCTGTACCCGTCCCAAAAACGGGCGCGGGCCCTCGGCGTGTTCATGCTCGGATTGCCCATCGGCAATATCGCCGCCTTTTCCTTGGTCGGTGCTCTGGCGCATGCCTACGGATGGCGTGTCCCATTTTTCCTCGCCGCCGTTCCGGGACTCATCCTGGTGCCGCTCATCGCGGCGTTGAAGGAGCCGGTGCGCGGTGCGCAGGAGGCGAAGGCCGTCGATCTGACGACGCCGATCGAGAGACCATTTTTGCGCATCCTGACGATTCCCACGGTGTGGTGGATCATCCTGTCGGGCGCCGCTGCGAATTTTGCAGCCTATGCGATGAACGCGTTTCTGCCGGCGCTGCTGATGCGCTACCACGGTCTGAACATCCAGCAGGCAGGGGGCGCCTCGTCCGTTGTCGTGGGGCTGACGGGCCTGATCGGCCTTACCGCGGGCGGTGCCTTGGCCGATCGCCTTCATCAAAGCTTCCCACGCGGCCGCCTCACCTTGGGCGCCGTGTCGCTCTTGATCGCGAGCCCGCTGCTCTGGTTCGGGCTGGGGCAGCCCATCGGCGGCGTTGCGCTTCTTTGCATCTTTTCGTCGGTCGGGTGGCTCCTCTTCTACCTCTATTACGTGACGGTGTATTCGGCGCTTCAGGACGTCGTCGAGTCCCGGCTGCGCGCCACGGCCATGGCCGTGTATTTCTTCTTTCAATACGTGCTCGGTGCCGCCTTCGGCACGACCGTGGCCGGCGCCCTGTCCGATGCGTACGCCACGCGCGCGATGGTGGCCGCGGGTGCCCACGACATGACCAACGTGTTTCGCGCCCAAGGCCTGCAGGCCTCCATGCGGCTCACCGTCCCGGTGGCCGTTTTCGTCACCGCGATGGCCCTCTGGTTCGCGTCGCGCACCTTCGTCGCCGATGCCAAGCGCGCCTCGTAA
- a CDS encoding glutathione S-transferase N-terminal domain-containing protein, which yields MTSPLQHRIDVATSLLASSVTLGRGVLVVTPARQPEKLFRLYEFEACPYCRNVREALTALHLDAEIYPCPKGGTRFRPEVERLGGKMQVPYFVDPNRDTRMYESADIIAYLFRTYADRDVPFIYRSIGSSAPMSSLASGIRRLRGMRANPSKAPRELLHLWSFEGSPFSRIVRERMCELEIPYVLHNLGKERFGELGVNGRRLEGGEYVPTPGGKREAFMKTYGRVQVPYLEDPNTGTKTFDSAKIVTYLEQTYAA from the coding sequence ATGACAAGCCCGTTGCAACATCGCATTGACGTCGCGACGTCTCTTTTGGCGTCGTCGGTCACGCTCGGTCGCGGCGTTCTGGTGGTCACGCCGGCGCGGCAGCCCGAAAAGCTCTTTCGGCTCTACGAGTTCGAGGCGTGCCCCTACTGTCGCAACGTGCGCGAGGCGCTCACCGCGTTGCACCTCGATGCGGAGATTTATCCGTGCCCCAAAGGCGGCACGCGCTTTCGCCCCGAGGTGGAGCGGCTCGGCGGAAAGATGCAGGTTCCATATTTCGTCGACCCCAATCGCGACACGCGGATGTACGAATCGGCGGACATCATCGCCTATCTCTTTCGCACGTACGCCGATCGGGATGTGCCATTCATCTACCGCAGCATTGGAAGCAGCGCGCCCATGAGTTCCCTGGCCAGTGGCATTCGGCGGCTGCGCGGCATGCGTGCGAATCCCTCCAAAGCGCCGCGCGAGCTGCTCCACCTCTGGAGCTTCGAGGGCAGTCCGTTCTCGCGCATCGTGCGCGAGCGGATGTGCGAGTTGGAAATCCCGTACGTGCTGCACAACCTCGGAAAAGAGCGCTTTGGTGAGCTAGGGGTGAACGGCAGGCGGCTCGAAGGCGGGGAGTACGTGCCCACGCCGGGCGGCAAGCGCGAAGCCTTCATGAAGACGTACGGGCGCGTGCAGGTTCCTTATCTGGAAGATCCCAACACGGGCACGAAGACGTTCGACTCGGCGAAGATCGTCACGTACCTCGAGCAGACGTACGCGGCGTAA
- a CDS encoding choice-of-anchor D domain-containing protein yields MLFAWWTALTLVLCGCSTSPSTDNQMEERTGEVSQPFSTTYQVRWSGNLTVPVGGNCPTTCGTPAGTSTCICGGQSNACIGGPGWGDKNFTDTSPPNAVVTTVHLDIQQMGCSAGTVSAFLNGTRLGAYQPTATCACNACDPPQTVTSSRFPRGIPGYNYGGVNTLRLEASSGSPCLARVDIRVDGTTARLVATPATYTYPAQRVGSASTPQNFTIQNQGTEELTVNGFDTSGPFDVSGAPNTPFPLAPGQTATVRVTFTPTGSGPATGSLTVASTDPRSPAVVQLSGSGVASSISTSPNPRDFGSVDIGANATGVVTINNTGNDVLNVSGIAMRGASDFTLVAPPVAPRIPAGQSLPITVRFSPTAHGARAAQIVITSDAANNDEYVSALTGRGQGPEMEVVTSEVDFGETNVGTNAAPKRVTIRNTGETVLRIASMTFSNADFSTAQTFPVDIAPAGRAEIPLGFRPSAIGERNGNAVVTSNDPLEPTARIELTGTGTSPTLRVSPASLPFGDVRTGSAPTSLTVTLANTGTGPLVIPRAAIGGPDAARFTLSPLNLPLTIAAGDEVQLTVSYAPTAVGANTANLTIDSNDPSSASIVVPLTGNGVSAMISLQPASLDFGAQLVGRASAARTAEIANTGSASLNITALTLGGAQGTSFALVTTPELPAVVEPNTKLTLSLKFTPSTMGDSLGELSIASDDPNTPKALISLKGTAVSQLISVSPTSLDFGVSKVGIKPAAQAVTITNTGGDPIALGSAILEGAQAAAFQVSQPSGSLDPGKTATVNVTYLANAPVEANAALKIGTADASIPKAQVTLKGRAVSQLLVADASALDFGQVNVGEKSAPKPVTVTSQAGTPLEIASIASDSDQFIVNGNGAQLPPGGTANFEVSFQPTVAGDAVGKVKVLLKDATTEEVSIALTGRALAPGSNNPDAPPSDNVGSADIYGGGCGCRAGGAGDAPGRVLGGLALLAGLLIRRRHRRATRANPPR; encoded by the coding sequence GTGCTCTTCGCTTGGTGGACTGCACTCACCCTGGTCCTATGTGGGTGCAGCACGAGCCCGAGCACCGACAATCAAATGGAGGAGCGCACGGGCGAGGTCTCACAGCCCTTTTCCACCACGTACCAAGTGCGGTGGAGCGGCAACCTTACGGTGCCGGTGGGCGGAAACTGCCCGACGACGTGCGGCACCCCTGCAGGCACCAGCACCTGCATCTGCGGTGGACAATCCAACGCCTGCATCGGCGGCCCGGGGTGGGGTGACAAGAACTTCACCGACACGTCGCCGCCCAATGCCGTGGTGACGACGGTCCATTTGGATATCCAGCAAATGGGCTGCAGCGCGGGCACGGTGTCCGCCTTTCTCAACGGTACGCGGCTCGGTGCTTACCAGCCGACGGCGACCTGCGCCTGCAATGCGTGCGATCCCCCGCAGACGGTGACGTCATCGCGCTTTCCGCGCGGCATCCCCGGGTACAACTATGGAGGCGTCAACACGCTGCGCCTCGAGGCCTCGTCCGGATCGCCGTGCCTTGCCCGGGTCGACATTCGTGTCGACGGAACGACGGCGCGTCTCGTCGCCACGCCGGCGACGTACACGTATCCGGCCCAGCGCGTCGGTAGCGCGAGCACACCGCAGAACTTCACGATTCAGAATCAGGGAACCGAGGAGCTCACGGTCAACGGCTTCGACACCTCGGGGCCGTTCGACGTCAGCGGTGCACCCAACACGCCATTCCCGCTCGCCCCGGGCCAGACGGCCACCGTGCGCGTGACCTTTACGCCGACGGGATCGGGGCCGGCCACGGGCTCCCTTACCGTGGCCAGCACCGATCCGCGAAGTCCCGCGGTGGTGCAGCTCTCCGGGTCCGGGGTGGCGTCGTCGATCAGCACGTCGCCCAATCCGCGCGACTTCGGCTCGGTGGACATCGGCGCCAATGCCACGGGCGTGGTGACGATCAACAACACCGGCAACGATGTGCTCAATGTCTCGGGCATCGCCATGCGCGGTGCGAGCGACTTCACCTTGGTCGCGCCACCCGTGGCGCCGAGGATCCCCGCGGGGCAAAGCTTGCCGATCACCGTGCGTTTCTCGCCCACGGCTCACGGGGCGCGGGCGGCGCAGATCGTCATCACCAGCGATGCCGCCAACAACGACGAGTACGTATCGGCGCTGACGGGTCGGGGGCAGGGGCCGGAGATGGAGGTCGTCACCTCGGAGGTCGACTTCGGCGAGACCAACGTCGGCACCAATGCGGCGCCGAAGCGGGTGACCATCCGCAACACGGGCGAGACGGTCCTGCGCATTGCCTCGATGACCTTCTCCAATGCCGATTTCAGCACCGCGCAGACGTTCCCGGTCGACATTGCACCGGCCGGGCGCGCCGAGATCCCGCTCGGGTTTCGCCCGTCGGCCATCGGGGAGCGCAATGGAAATGCCGTGGTCACGTCCAACGATCCGCTGGAGCCGACGGCCCGCATCGAGCTGACCGGCACCGGGACGTCGCCGACGTTGCGCGTGAGCCCGGCGTCGCTTCCATTCGGTGACGTGCGCACGGGGAGTGCGCCCACGTCATTGACGGTGACCCTGGCCAACACCGGGACGGGGCCGCTGGTCATCCCGCGCGCAGCCATCGGCGGGCCCGATGCCGCGCGTTTCACGCTGTCGCCGTTGAACCTGCCGCTCACCATCGCCGCGGGCGACGAGGTGCAGCTCACCGTGAGCTATGCGCCGACCGCGGTGGGGGCGAACACGGCGAACCTGACCATCGACTCGAATGATCCGAGCAGCGCCAGCATCGTGGTGCCGCTTACCGGCAACGGTGTATCGGCGATGATTTCGCTGCAGCCCGCGAGCCTGGACTTCGGGGCCCAGCTCGTAGGCCGCGCCTCGGCCGCGCGCACGGCGGAGATTGCCAACACCGGGAGCGCGTCGCTGAACATTACGGCGCTGACCCTGGGAGGTGCGCAGGGCACGTCCTTCGCGCTGGTCACCACGCCGGAGCTGCCCGCCGTGGTGGAGCCCAATACCAAGTTGACCCTGTCGCTCAAGTTCACGCCGTCCACCATGGGCGACTCTCTCGGCGAATTGTCAATCGCGAGCGACGACCCGAACACGCCGAAGGCCCTCATCTCCTTGAAGGGCACGGCGGTCTCGCAGTTGATCTCGGTCTCGCCCACGTCGTTGGACTTCGGTGTGTCCAAGGTCGGTATCAAGCCCGCCGCGCAAGCGGTGACCATCACGAACACCGGCGGCGATCCGATTGCGCTGGGCAGCGCCATTCTCGAGGGGGCGCAGGCCGCGGCGTTCCAGGTCTCGCAGCCGAGCGGCTCGCTGGATCCGGGAAAAACGGCCACCGTCAATGTGACGTATTTGGCCAATGCACCGGTGGAGGCGAATGCCGCGTTGAAGATCGGCACCGCCGACGCGTCCATTCCCAAAGCGCAAGTCACCTTGAAGGGCCGCGCCGTTTCACAGCTTTTGGTCGCCGACGCGAGCGCGCTCGATTTCGGGCAGGTCAACGTGGGCGAAAAGAGCGCCCCCAAGCCGGTCACGGTGACCAGCCAAGCGGGCACGCCGCTGGAGATCGCGAGCATCGCCTCCGACAGCGATCAATTCATCGTGAACGGTAATGGCGCGCAATTGCCGCCGGGCGGGACTGCCAACTTCGAAGTGAGCTTCCAGCCCACGGTGGCGGGGGATGCCGTGGGCAAGGTGAAGGTCCTGCTCAAGGATGCGACCACCGAGGAAGTCTCCATTGCGCTCACCGGCCGTGCCCTGGCGCCGGGGAGCAACAATCCCGACGCGCCGCCCTCGGACAACGTGGGCAGCGCGGACATCTACGGTGGCGGCTGCGGATGCCGCGCGGGCGGTGCGGGCGATGCGCCGGGCAGGGTGCTCGGTGGCCTCGCATTGCTCGCGGGATTGCTCATTCGTCGTCGACATCGCCGAGCAACGCGCGCAAATCCTCCTCGGTGA
- a CDS encoding DEAD/DEAH box helicase yields MNPNGDIVKSSPQQWLESLELYMLARLVGRRTLDLALTNTAGYASAPVIVDDAIVAVLGEDHRTELRMDDEILVTVCSRCQSAFGPCVHATVVAVDLAVSGPLREALLAGQDTKEAAAQAVGRRRALEEEHAFERSLRTWLAPAAGELAVEIAAGPFEEGKRREGRGYGDRVDASRGPTLSIFVRSVGERKLLSPRELATPSQFRGADRRVLQYVRDQGIVRKAVQARGVDASLTIEAMRAHGGIFAAGFKGLLDFRNAFVRPRVEVNAADGALEVFWAAENGGPRFPAAQAAFFAGPFPYVWAKNGAIFRVAKDVDVDLAEEFARVPRLAVPPGKLKDAGSRLLRVTRGRGIEMPVTQAFGLPPVEMPRLILRLTGEPLALEGELIAAYKAREIPLFTETENPPPEDGRDRDSETRARELVLGSGLEPRNLEEEEEFPHQAPLVARGERAIYFWQHGLLALRGAESPPIEAELSKHLANVRLGAPIAGRVHVALEGEWLKTRLEFRTEDLPVELDTIRGALQRKERWVSLNDGTLARISATIEAISNEAAEIMPGAEADLPPHQLGRLDRWLEDNDGELDDAVKSLRRRLRALSVAEEPEMPHGLQATLRPYQRLGLSWLQFLQALGAGGLLADDMGLGKTITTLAYLLRRKEAEGHAPSLVVCPTSVATNWLRESQRFTPDLRVRLLHGLSREERVLSPKAIANSDIIITTYGLLRRDLETLATTTFRCVILDEAQNVKNADSATRKAAAALQARMRLALTGTPMENRLRELWSIASLVNPGILGSVRDFEKRFEQPIVLNRGSAVAAERESPMAAELRAIVRPFLLRRTKNDVLRELPPKTEIDRFVSLTSHDKRMYDALAHTLRAGLRQKIEEEARPVPMTVFAALTRLRQMACDPRLIDPKLGESPSAKRETFLELVRELVAENRRALVFSQFVQLFTLWRQDLDREHIEYEYLDGSTTKRDDVVTRFQTGRAPLFLISLKAGGSGLNLTAADTVIHCDPWWNPAVEDQATDRAYRIGQDKPVTVVRLVARGTIEEKILSLKDKKRDLAKTVISDGEGALQGLTEEDLRALLGDVDDE; encoded by the coding sequence ATGAACCCGAACGGCGACATCGTCAAGTCCAGCCCGCAGCAGTGGCTCGAAAGCCTCGAGCTCTACATGCTGGCGCGGCTCGTCGGCCGCCGGACGCTCGACCTCGCGCTCACGAACACGGCAGGCTACGCGTCCGCCCCGGTCATCGTGGACGATGCCATCGTCGCCGTGCTCGGCGAAGACCATCGCACCGAGCTGCGCATGGACGACGAGATCCTCGTCACCGTGTGTTCCCGATGCCAATCGGCCTTTGGTCCGTGCGTCCACGCCACGGTGGTCGCGGTCGATCTCGCCGTCTCCGGTCCCCTGCGCGAGGCGCTCCTCGCGGGCCAGGATACGAAGGAGGCGGCGGCGCAGGCCGTGGGGCGGCGGCGTGCGCTCGAGGAGGAACACGCCTTCGAGCGCTCGCTGCGCACATGGCTGGCACCGGCCGCCGGCGAGCTCGCCGTGGAGATCGCCGCGGGCCCCTTCGAAGAAGGCAAACGGCGCGAGGGACGCGGCTACGGGGATCGCGTCGACGCCAGCCGCGGGCCCACGCTCTCCATCTTCGTGAGATCCGTCGGCGAGCGGAAGCTGCTCTCCCCGCGCGAGCTCGCCACACCGTCGCAGTTTCGCGGTGCCGACCGGCGCGTGCTCCAATACGTGCGCGATCAAGGCATCGTGCGCAAGGCGGTGCAGGCGCGTGGCGTCGACGCCTCGCTCACCATCGAGGCCATGCGCGCGCACGGCGGCATCTTCGCCGCGGGCTTCAAGGGCCTCTTGGACTTTCGCAACGCCTTCGTGCGGCCCCGCGTCGAGGTGAACGCGGCCGACGGCGCGCTCGAGGTCTTCTGGGCCGCGGAGAACGGCGGGCCTCGTTTCCCAGCCGCGCAAGCCGCGTTTTTCGCCGGGCCGTTTCCGTACGTGTGGGCCAAGAACGGCGCCATCTTCCGCGTCGCCAAGGACGTCGATGTCGATCTCGCCGAGGAGTTCGCGCGCGTCCCCCGGTTGGCGGTGCCGCCGGGCAAGTTGAAGGACGCGGGCTCGCGGCTGCTGCGTGTGACCCGCGGGCGCGGCATCGAGATGCCCGTCACCCAGGCTTTCGGCCTTCCCCCCGTCGAAATGCCCCGATTGATCCTGCGCCTCACCGGCGAGCCGCTCGCCCTCGAAGGGGAGCTCATCGCCGCCTACAAGGCGCGCGAGATTCCGCTGTTCACCGAGACGGAAAACCCACCGCCCGAGGACGGGCGCGATCGCGACAGCGAAACGCGGGCGCGCGAGTTGGTGCTGGGCTCGGGCCTCGAGCCGCGCAACCTCGAGGAGGAGGAAGAGTTTCCCCACCAGGCACCGCTCGTGGCGCGCGGGGAGCGGGCCATCTATTTCTGGCAGCACGGCCTTCTCGCGCTGCGCGGCGCGGAGAGTCCGCCCATCGAGGCGGAGCTTTCGAAGCACCTGGCCAACGTCCGCCTCGGCGCCCCCATCGCGGGACGCGTGCATGTTGCACTCGAAGGCGAATGGCTCAAGACGCGCCTCGAATTCCGCACCGAGGATCTGCCGGTGGAGCTCGACACCATCCGCGGCGCACTCCAGCGCAAAGAGCGCTGGGTGAGCTTGAACGACGGCACCTTGGCGCGCATCTCGGCGACCATCGAGGCGATCTCCAACGAGGCCGCGGAAATCATGCCTGGCGCGGAGGCGGATCTCCCGCCGCACCAACTCGGGCGCCTCGATCGATGGCTCGAGGACAACGATGGGGAGCTCGACGACGCCGTCAAAAGCCTCCGCCGGCGGCTGCGCGCGCTCAGTGTGGCCGAGGAGCCGGAGATGCCGCATGGCCTGCAGGCCACCTTGCGTCCGTACCAGCGCCTCGGCCTTTCGTGGCTCCAGTTTCTCCAGGCCCTCGGCGCGGGCGGGTTGCTCGCCGACGACATGGGCCTTGGAAAGACCATCACCACGCTGGCGTATCTTCTGCGCCGCAAAGAAGCCGAGGGCCATGCCCCGTCGCTGGTCGTGTGCCCGACGTCGGTGGCCACCAACTGGCTCCGCGAGAGTCAGCGCTTCACCCCCGATTTGCGCGTGCGCCTCCTCCACGGGCTCTCGCGCGAGGAACGGGTACTATCACCGAAAGCTATCGCCAACAGCGACATCATCATTACGACCTATGGCTTGCTCCGGCGCGATCTCGAAACGCTGGCGACGACGACCTTTCGCTGCGTGATCCTCGACGAGGCGCAGAACGTCAAAAATGCGGACAGCGCCACCCGCAAAGCCGCTGCAGCACTGCAAGCGCGCATGCGGCTCGCGCTCACGGGCACGCCGATGGAGAACCGGCTCCGCGAGCTTTGGTCCATTGCCTCGCTGGTCAATCCCGGCATTTTGGGCTCGGTGCGCGACTTCGAAAAGCGCTTCGAGCAACCCATCGTGCTCAATCGCGGAAGCGCCGTCGCCGCCGAACGCGAGAGCCCGATGGCCGCGGAGCTTCGGGCCATCGTGCGGCCTTTCCTCCTGCGCCGCACGAAGAACGACGTCCTGCGCGAGCTGCCGCCGAAGACGGAAATCGATCGCTTCGTATCGCTGACCAGCCACGACAAGCGCATGTACGATGCTCTGGCCCACACGCTGCGCGCGGGTCTGCGGCAGAAAATCGAGGAAGAAGCCCGGCCCGTGCCCATGACCGTGTTCGCGGCGCTCACGCGGCTTCGGCAGATGGCCTGCGATCCGCGGCTCATCGATCCGAAGCTCGGTGAGAGTCCCAGCGCCAAGCGCGAGACGTTCCTCGAGCTGGTGCGCGAGCTCGTTGCCGAAAACCGTCGCGCGCTCGTCTTCTCGCAATTCGTGCAGCTCTTCACGCTATGGCGCCAGGACCTCGATCGCGAACACATCGAATACGAGTACCTCGATGGCTCGACCACCAAGCGCGATGACGTCGTGACGCGCTTCCAAACCGGGCGCGCGCCGCTCTTTCTCATTTCGCTCAAAGCCGGTGGCTCGGGTCTCAACCTCACGGCGGCGGACACGGTCATCCATTGCGATCCCTGGTGGAACCCCGCCGTCGAAGATCAGGCGACCGACCGCGCCTACCGCATCGGGCAGGACAAACCGGTGACGGTGGTCCGACTCGTCGCGCGCGGCACCATCGAGGAGAAGATCCTCTCGCTCAAGGACAAGAAGCGCGACCTCGCGAAGACGGTGATCTCCGACGGCGAGGGCGCGCTCCAGGGCCTCACCGAGGAGGATTTGCGCGCGTTGCTCGGCGATGTCGACGACGAATGA
- a CDS encoding ribosome-binding factor A yields MRREDEHSGFRHIRLQDLILEELRGLLRDDVSDPTLEGVRITALVLSVDYRHARVHFALKSQDMRSAVERSLVRATPFLRARLADAIDIKRVPDLRFVFDAAAAFPEGQD; encoded by the coding sequence ATGCGACGTGAAGACGAGCATTCAGGCTTTCGACATATCCGTTTACAAGATTTGATTCTCGAGGAGCTCCGTGGGCTCCTCCGTGACGACGTTTCCGATCCGACGCTCGAGGGCGTGCGGATCACCGCCCTCGTTCTGTCGGTGGATTACCGGCACGCGCGGGTGCATTTTGCATTGAAGTCCCAGGACATGCGTTCCGCCGTGGAACGCTCCCTCGTGCGGGCGACGCCTTTTTTGCGCGCGCGCCTCGCCGATGCCATCGACATCAAACGCGTTCCCGATCTGCGGTTCGTCTTCGACGCAGCCGCTGCCTTTCCAGAGGGCCAGGATTGA
- a CDS encoding RtcB family protein, which translates to MSRVIFEPERGQRVPVRLWARDAREETVRQLQHIASQPYVVEHVAAMADAHVAEGVAVGTVFATEHTVVPKALGGDLGCGMSATRLAIDAHSLDRRALERIVAELQRAIPAATHRGRGIAVPDALFAEPLSTHTLEHAREAFAPRHLGTLGGGNHFLELDRDPEGYLWILVHTGSRGLGGALADHYARAAPEPLQGIDTTTELGAAYLRDLSWALTFARANRTAILAKALEVLGEPGDSVVDIHHNFVARETWFGRELLVHRKGAVSVPRGTMALVPGSMGTASYLVEGLGHEASFGSCSHGAGRILTRKEARTKIRSAALARAMRHVVYPKNIERSLVEEAPAAYRDIGDVLRDQEDLIARVLRLEPIAVLKGG; encoded by the coding sequence TTGAGTCGCGTCATCTTCGAACCGGAGCGCGGCCAACGCGTTCCGGTTCGCCTCTGGGCGCGCGATGCTCGTGAGGAGACCGTGCGCCAGCTTCAGCACATCGCATCGCAGCCGTACGTCGTGGAACACGTCGCCGCGATGGCCGATGCCCACGTGGCAGAAGGCGTGGCCGTCGGCACCGTCTTCGCGACGGAACACACCGTGGTGCCGAAGGCGCTCGGCGGCGATCTCGGTTGCGGCATGTCCGCCACCCGGCTGGCCATCGACGCGCATTCGCTCGACCGCCGCGCCTTGGAGCGCATCGTCGCCGAGCTTCAGCGCGCCATCCCCGCTGCGACCCACCGTGGTCGCGGCATCGCCGTGCCCGACGCGCTCTTCGCCGAGCCGTTGTCGACGCACACCCTCGAGCACGCCCGCGAAGCCTTCGCCCCACGCCACCTCGGCACCTTGGGTGGAGGCAACCACTTTCTCGAGTTGGATCGCGATCCCGAGGGCTATCTCTGGATCCTCGTGCACACCGGTTCACGCGGCCTCGGCGGCGCGCTGGCCGACCACTACGCGCGCGCCGCGCCCGAGCCTCTCCAGGGCATCGACACCACGACGGAGCTCGGCGCCGCGTACCTGCGCGATCTCTCCTGGGCGCTCACGTTCGCGAGGGCAAACCGCACGGCCATCCTCGCGAAGGCTCTCGAAGTCCTCGGTGAGCCCGGCGATTCCGTGGTGGACATCCACCACAACTTCGTGGCCCGCGAAACATGGTTCGGTCGCGAGCTCCTCGTGCATCGCAAAGGAGCGGTCTCCGTTCCTCGCGGCACGATGGCCCTCGTTCCCGGATCCATGGGCACGGCGAGCTACCTCGTCGAAGGCCTGGGGCACGAAGCTTCCTTCGGCTCGTGCTCGCACGGCGCGGGGCGCATCCTGACGCGAAAGGAGGCGCGCACGAAGATTCGCTCCGCCGCCCTCGCCCGAGCGATGCGCCACGTGGTGTACCCGAAGAACATCGAACGCAGTCTGGTCGAAGAGGCGCCTGCCGCCTACCGCGACATCGGCGACGTACTCCGCGACCAGGAAGATCTCATCGCACGGGTTTTGCGCCTCGAACCCATTGCGGTTCTAAAAGGCGGATAG